The DNA region CTGTTTCCTTGCAACAGCACTTCTTGAGACACACATTTCTCAGCATCATCTTTTGCAtcaaatatttgcatattaaattatatttaatatgcaaaAGGGGGTATGCTAACAAGCTTTACTTTGTGATTCTTCATTACCGAGAGATGTGGAAACCAGGAAGACATTTGTTCAAGGTAGAAGAAAAAACTCAGCCAATCTCTTCACCAGTGGCGATCATTCATTTACTAACGAGAAGGAAGTATTGTAAGTTTTTTACATACACTGACTAACGCTGTCTACCACCTTAGGAGGATGGACAGTGCTATCCCCACTATTTGAGTAAGGATCTTCACATCTGGAATGGATTCATTGTCTTTCCCAAGTTCAAACAGCTTATATGTGGTAGGTCTAACATTCAAAACCTGGTTTTCTGATTCCAAAAGTTTTGCACTTAAGATCATTGGGAAAACTCTTTTGTTATTGCATTTTGAAAAATCCCCTTTGGTTATTATacattgtataatttcttttgtcATACTCAGGTTTATTCCCTTTGCACATTTTTCTAGAGGAATATTCAatcataaaaatagtaaaaaaaaaaaaataccacccaTTTCTTGTTAAGACACACtggttttttttccagctttgttaATTATTCTTGGCATCAAGGGTATGTAACTGGGGCTGGAATGCTGCCAGAATCAGGGAAGCTTTCTCCTCATCACAGTCTCTCAGGGACAATTGGAGCTTAttagatctttttttcccctgtgtccatttctttcctcccagTGTTTTTGGAACTGCTTCCTTATGTTTCTTTAAATACAGGATGCATGatgattatattaaaatgaagCCTGATGTTTACGTGTCCATGGGAAGCTTACTAACTAGAATTTAGGTACTATTTATGCATTCTTTAGGGTAAAGGTAATCTTATGTTGAGTTTGCCttgtatcatttcttttaaaattatgatggCTGGGGGTGAGAAAAGCATGATAGTAACGCAGTGCCCGAAGTCCATAGTGCactctgtatttttgtgtgttcgtgtgtgtgcagtgtgtgttGTGGAGTACAGCAGTCCTCAGGGCAATGAGTTCATATACTCCAATATGTGACCCTTAAATGCCAGGATGTTAAGCATAGATGGAAATAAGGAAGGGATCTATCTCAATTCACAGAATACCTTagaacaaaactaataaaatgccAAGCACACCATGGAAGGAAGGACTCCCTGTGTCTTGAAGTTTCAACAGTGGTGGGAGAGCCACCTTGCCCCTCAGCATTCTCTGCCAACACCTCTCATCCCTAGTCATTCCCTCCCCATGCTGACTTCATTTTGAGATTTGAATATCTGGACTAAACGCCTTCTCCAGGGTCTTGGCTCTGTTTTCCCTGCAGGGCACACGCTTCCCCCAATATCCTCCTGCCTCCTGCTAAATCTTTCTGGAAGCCTCTGTTAAAGTGTCACCTTCTTTGCAGTCTTCCTAaacacctatttaaaaaaagagcccTCCCCATCCACTCCTTTTTATGCCCACTTTTTTCCTTCACAGCACCTGTCACCATCTGACTGGGAGCTGTATGGACTTAGATtgtatggatttttctttttttttctccaagttcttattcaaattccagctagttaacatacagtgtaatactagtttgaggtgtagaatttagtgattcaacacttacatacaacgctTACATAcctgctcatcacaggtgccctccttagtccTCATCCCCTATTTAACCCATACCCCCACCCttccagcaacactcagtttgttctctagagttaagagtctgtttcttggtttgcctctctcccccccccccaccatgtttagtttatttcataaattccacatatcagtgaaatcatatggtatttgtctttctctgactgacttattttgttcagcataatactctctagctccatccacatcattgtaaatggcaagatttcattcttttccttcttttttatgggtaAGTaatattagtgtgtgtgtgtgtgtgtgtgtgtgtgtgtgtgtgtgcgccataccttccttatccattcatcagtcaatggatatttggcctctttccataatttgactattgtagaaaatactgctataaacatcaggatgcgtgtatcccttcaaattagtatttttctatcctttgggaaagtatttaataatacaacctatggaatgggagaagctatttgcaaaaaacatatctgataaatggttaaCATCCAAATATATGtaggacttatcaaactcaacagccaaaaaacaaataatctagttaaaaaatgggcagaagacatgaatagacatttttgcaaagaagatacccagatggctaacagacacaagaaaagatgctcaacatcactcatcatcaggaaaatgcaaatcaaaaatacaataagatatcactttacccctgtcagaatggctaaacttaacacaggaaacagcagatgttggtggggatgtagagaaaggggaaccctttcacactattggtgggaaggcACACTGGTGCCatcctatggaaaacagtatgaagattcctcaaaaagttttaaaaaaaagaactaccctatggcccagcagtcacactactaggtatttacctaaagaatacaaaaataaaaaatcaaagggatacatgcacccagatgtttatagcagcattatttacaaattatggaaatagcccaagtgtccattggctgatgaatagataaagaagctgtggtatatatatacaatgaaatacagccatcaagaagaatgaaaacttgcccatttgcaatgacatgggtggaactaggacatattatgctaagtgagatgtcagtcagagaaaaacaaataccatatgatttcactcgtatgtggaatttaagaaacaaaacaaatgagcaaaggtgaaaatgggagagagagacaaatcaagaaacacactcttttatagagaacaaacttaccagaggggaggtgggggtgggcgggtAAAATAGCTGATGGGGGTAATTAAGGAGCACCCTCTTGATGTATAGAGCACTAGgtgatgtatagaagtgttgaatcactgtattgtacacctgaaactaatattacactgtatgttaactaactggaatttatttttgtttttgttttcttacttttttatttttattttcttttttttaatctgaaatttattgtcaagttggtttccatacaacacccagtgctcatcccaacaggtgccctcctcaatgcccatcacccactggaatttaaataaaaactttaaaaaataaaaaagaaataaagggcaatAAGTTAACAAAACCTATTTGCTTGAAAATTAATCacgttattttttttcttccctagtaGTCAACTCCACCACATGGAACTAGGCAATGATACACAAATTTCAgagtttcttcttctgggattttcAGAGGAACCAGAACTGCAGCCCCTCATATTTGGGCTTTTCCTCTCCATGTACCTGATCACTGTGTTTGGAAACCTGCTCATCATCCTGGCCGTCAGCTCTgactcccacctccacacccccatgtacttcttcctggccaaCCTGTCCTTTGTAGACATCTGCTTCACCTCCACCACCGTCCCGAAGATGCTTCTGAACATCCAGACTCAGAGCAAGGTCATAACCTATGCAGCCTGCATCAGCCAGATGTCTTTTTTCATACTCTGTGCAGAGTTGGATGACCTTATCCTGTCTGCAATGGCCTATGACCGATTTGTGGCCATCTGTCACCCCCTGCACTACACCATCATCATGAGCCCCCAGCTCTGTGGATTGCTTGTTCTGGTATCCTGGATCATCAGTGTTCTGAACTCACTGTTACAAACCTTAATGGTGCTGCCACTGTCCTTCTGCACAGGCATGGAAATCCCCCATTTTTTTTGTGAACTCAATCAGGTCCTCAGGCTTGCCTGTTCTGAGACCTTTCTTAATGACACGGTGATGTATTTTGCAACTGTGCTCCTCGGTGGTGCTCCCTTGGTTGGGATCCTTTACTCTTACTCTAAGATAGTCTCCTCCATACGTGGGATCTCATCAGCTCAGGGCAAGTATAAGGCATTTTCCACCTGTGCATCTCACCTCTCGGTTGTCTCCTTATTTTGTTGTACAGGCCTCGGAGTGTACCTTAGCTCTGTTGCTACCCAGAGTTCCCACTCAAGTACGACAGCCTCGGTGATGTACACGGTGGTCACgcccatgctgaaccccttcatctacagcctgaggaacagaGACATAAAGAGGGCTCTGAAAAGAATCGCTGGGATTCCAGCGATGTAAGGACCAATCTTCCTGGGGCTAAAGATGTGCCCATGATTGCAGGGCTCAAAGCCTCAGAGCCAGGAATTGTTATCCCTTGATAAGATTGTGGGAGTAGAATGTGCTCCTCCTGTTTATTTCCTggcatttccatttatttgaattCAGCTTCTCCATACAATTTAAATAACCCATTTTATTAAGCTTCTGCTCTGTCTGACATACAGTTTCCTCTTTGTACAATCCctactttttcaaagttttttctAGCCTTgaccaaaaatatttgtaaattcccATTTATGTCATGGGGTAACATGGATTTCTGAAGAATAATTTCTACTCAAACAACATATACCATCCCAAGTAATTTTTCTCCTGTATTACTAAAAGGATAGTCATGAGTTATATTATTCATAGAGAAAAAAACTACTTTTGATAACCAAGgctatttgtataattttataatacagGAAAGTATGACACTGCAGTTTTTCACTTGTGCACATCAATATTTTGTACATCACTGTCTTGACTTGTCATTCTGACAACGTAGACTAACTTATAGTTCATCTTATAGTAAGCCATTGGGTTCCATTCTCCTTATTATAATCATGTGGTCCTATGCAGGTGTATGCTGCCACAGTGATTGACAAATATTACCAAATACACGTCTCCCTGTGGCATCTACACAGaaacatatatttcaataaataaacttcatatgGTCTTTGATCCAGGGAAGATCTTACatataatgaagaaaaactgaaattatacTTTGTATTACTgagcaaaatatttcatttcatacaGCCCGTCTACCTATTGAAGTATGGAGTTTGGTGTCCTTGTACGAGACTTGGGTTTTTTCCACTGGAGTGAAGAATTGGTTGGCATATTTATGGTGTTTTTACTGAATCACCTTCCTCTTTCTGCTACATACAAATAGGACTCTCTCCACTGCTCTGAATGAAATATCTCCTCTTTTCTAAATTTTGCCATAACCATGAAATGGGCTTCTGGTTGAATGATATCGATATCATCCATTGTACATCAGACGTATATCCTCATGATCAAAAGATGACTCATTAAAGAGATTGAATTCCTGTTCAGCCATATGATTCAGGTCACAACTTTGGTGCAAAGAGGTATGCCCTTCCAACATCTCTTGGTTACCTGGATGGAACCCTAATAAAGTCTCTTTTTAATCAGGTCattgaaagacattttaatgGCAGAGTACTCATGAATTCTGTCCCCAAACATCAGCACAAATGCCTAGAATGGGAAGATGCAGATTATCAtaatttctctcagttctggtgGCTTTTATAATTATATACCTGTTTGCTAGGATACAAGCAATTGGATCAAGCCATTGTGAAACAAGCCATTCTTGAAAACACGTGTTTTACTATATTGCCTTTACAATTGGCAATAATATGGGATTGTCTTCTGGGGAGTTGTTCTGATCTATTCTGAACTGCTTCACAGTTTCTacattgcatttctttcttttttttataaaaagaaatttctttttattttagagagagagaaaccatgtaagcaggggagaggggcagagggagagagagagagaattccaagcgaaCTCCAGGATTAGcctgaagcccaatgtggggtttgatcccatgaccctgggatcacaacctgaacagaaatcaagaatcagacgctcaaccaactgagccacccaggagcccctctacaTTGTATTTCTAAAGATCATCCACAAAGGTGTGTGGAGCTGTAGTTCACTTCCTTCTTCAACTAATACATGATATTTACTCCATTTGTATATGTAGGTTAATCTTatcatttatggaaaaaatagtTTATCAAATGTAAATTGCCTTAATTTAATTTTGCTACTTCTATATCCATATATGACACTCTGCCTTCTTCCCAGTTATAAGACATTTGTCCCACCTGTCAGGTGGGACTCAGCTACGTGTACTCTTGATCCAATGGTCACATACCATTAGAATTTTAAATCCTAACTaatttattggaatataattACATACCATAAActacacatattttaatttttttaatgtttattgttttaaaaggaaagagaatgccAGCAGGGAGCAAagggtggaggggacagagagagagagggagagagacagaattttaagcaggctccacactcagcataaagcccaacatggggcttgatcccacaatcctgggatcatgacctaagcagaaatcaagagtcagaggcccaaccgactgagtcctccaggtgcccctaaactacacatattttaaatgtacaatttgcTAAGTTAAAGGAGCCATACTTGAATTAAGAGTGCATACTGCATGGGTCAATTTGTAAGAACTTGAGAAGATGCACAGTAAGCTTCATctgcatttttatgttattattaaaaatgcaattcaTCTGAAGGTCAATTTCTGAAGGTAACGTGGAACTCGAAATGAATGTTGTGGGACTAAATAAAGTGTTGGATACATCGGGTCaactccaaagaaaacatttaagagtGAAGAGGTTGTGTATGTACatgagtgtgtgcacacgcataCATCTTTCAAATAAACACACTCACCCACATATTTGCACATATACACAGACTCATTTATAAGCCCATCTACTATGTTGAAAGGAAACTTGAGAGAAAGTTGCAGAAtattgaaatgaaaaggaatgttTGCATCAATGTGAAATTGAAAGAATGTAGCATTTTgtacacaaaaaattaatttatttttaaagtttatttagagagagagagggagaagcagagaaaaagggagagagagaatcccaagcagaccctctgttg from Panthera leo isolate Ple1 chromosome A2, P.leo_Ple1_pat1.1, whole genome shotgun sequence includes:
- the LOC122213336 gene encoding olfactory receptor 7A17-like, with the protein product MELGNDTQISEFLLLGFSEEPELQPLIFGLFLSMYLITVFGNLLIILAVSSDSHLHTPMYFFLANLSFVDICFTSTTVPKMLLNIQTQSKVITYAACISQMSFFILCAELDDLILSAMAYDRFVAICHPLHYTIIMSPQLCGLLVLVSWIISVLNSLLQTLMVLPLSFCTGMEIPHFFCELNQVLRLACSETFLNDTVMYFATVLLGGAPLVGILYSYSKIVSSIRGISSAQGKYKAFSTCASHLSVVSLFCCTGLGVYLSSVATQSSHSSTTASVMYTVVTPMLNPFIYSLRNRDIKRALKRIAGIPAM